The Methanobacterium alcaliphilum genomic interval TTTTTCAAACATTGAAATCCATATCACAAACATGGTCACAGCGCAAAGCCGCTGCAAAGTTAGGAATATCCCACGCAGTTTTAAATAGGCGGATTATTCATGCCGAAGAGAAACTTGGTTTTAGATTAGTTCAAAGAAGCGGTGCTGGCTCAGAGCTCACTGAAAAAAGTATTAAAATCCTTGAAAGGTATGATCTTTACCAAAATAGGTTAGAAGACCGTGAAAATCTTACAATAAGTGGAGGGCATATTTCTTCAGGATTAGTTGAAGCATTAGCCGATGAATATGGGCTTAAAGCCGCAATCTATGGGAGTGATGATGCTAGTTCATTTTATCTGGCTCAGAAAGACTTTTTAGATTTGCTTGTTTTAGATGATCCCCTTATTGCATTTCAAAGAGACCTCGATTTCACACCCATTGCCTTTGATCACCTGGTGCTAATTTCAAGTAGTGAAGAAGATATTGGAAGTTTGGATGAGTTAATAGATTCAAAATTTGTTTCAGTGGCGGGTTCTTCCCAAAGATTGGCCTGGAGAACACTTCAAAGTAAAGAAATTCCTTTTAATATTATAAGAGAAGTTAAATCACCATATGAAGCATTTAAAATTGTGAAAAACAATCAAGGGTTGTATACTTTTTTAAATGCCAGTTTCTTTACAGGTAGTGATATTCTAAAAGAAGAAACTCAACACGCCATAAGTTTGGTTCGTTTTGGGGAATTCAATCCAGTTATTGAAGAATTTATTCAGTTCATATTTGGGCCGGGA includes:
- a CDS encoding helix-turn-helix domain-containing protein, encoding MDYKPLLGMVIENQYFNYKFFQTLKSISQTWSQRKAAAKLGISHAVLNRRIIHAEEKLGFRLVQRSGAGSELTEKSIKILERYDLYQNRLEDRENLTISGGHISSGLVEALADEYGLKAAIYGSDDASSFYLAQKDFLDLLVLDDPLIAFQRDLDFTPIAFDHLVLISSSEEDIGSLDELIDSKFVSVAGSSQRLAWRTLQSKEIPFNIIREVKSPYEAFKIVKNNQGLYTFLNASFFTGSDILKEETQHAISLVRFGEFNPVIEEFIQFIFGPGQKIVKKQGFKPL